One region of Streptomyces rishiriensis genomic DNA includes:
- a CDS encoding HelD family protein — MRAGVELSNADFPDSELQCEQEFIDGLYARVDALRGDTEGAVTDALAQGNTPMQARLERDILVAERSGLLAALNAVDGSLCFGRIDLTSGTNHHIGRIGLRAEDAERTPVLIDWRADVARPFYLATGHTPMGLRRRRHLTTEGRRVTALHDEILDIGDATRTGHEDPTGDAVLLAAIDSARTGRMSDIVQTIQAEQDEIIRAPHRGVLVVEGGPGTGKTAVALHRAAFLLYEHRELLAKRAVLIVGPNPAFLGYIGEVLPSLGETGVLLATVGELFPGVKATATETRAAAAVKGRADMADVLADVVRDWQALPDPVIAIGHDREILMLDDGLVSVARERTRAARLPHNAAREIFEGHILNTLTDMVAERIGTDPYDGSNLLDPSDITQIRDELAENPEVWAAIDQLWPRLTPQRLVADFLADPVGYVSDDDASALRRPVTRAWTVADVPLLDEAAELLGEDDRVARARADRARATQVAYAQGVLDVSYASRTYEFEDKHEEDSEVLSAHDIIDAERFAERHEEDDHRSAAERAAADRTWAFGHIIVDEAQELSPMAWRLLMRRSPTRSMTLVGDPAQTAEAAGVGSWDRILQPYVEDRWEHTRLGVNYRTPAEIMEVAAAVVRAEQPGFEPPSSVRSTGVRPWARATDDLPGAVAEAVGELTPTEGRLAVIAPRDLHRKLAARLDGVTAGAEPDLTRSVVLLDPRQSKGLEFDSVLVVEPSRYGTSDLYVALTRATQRLGVLHSRTLPKALAAALAEHPA, encoded by the coding sequence ATGCGGGCGGGAGTGGAATTGTCAAACGCCGACTTTCCGGATAGTGAATTGCAGTGCGAGCAGGAATTCATCGACGGCCTGTACGCGCGCGTGGACGCCCTGCGCGGCGACACCGAGGGCGCCGTCACCGACGCGCTGGCCCAGGGCAACACGCCCATGCAGGCCCGGCTCGAGCGGGACATCCTCGTCGCCGAGCGCTCCGGGCTGCTCGCCGCGCTGAACGCGGTGGACGGCTCCCTCTGCTTCGGCCGCATCGATCTCACCTCAGGTACCAACCACCACATCGGACGTATCGGCCTGCGCGCCGAGGACGCCGAGCGCACGCCGGTCCTCATCGACTGGCGTGCCGACGTCGCCCGCCCCTTCTACCTGGCCACCGGCCACACCCCGATGGGGCTGCGCCGGCGTCGGCACCTCACCACCGAGGGCCGCCGGGTCACCGCCCTGCACGACGAGATCCTCGACATCGGCGACGCCACCCGCACCGGCCACGAGGACCCGACCGGCGACGCCGTGCTGCTCGCCGCGATCGACTCCGCGCGCACCGGCCGGATGAGCGACATCGTGCAGACCATCCAGGCCGAGCAGGACGAGATCATCCGGGCGCCCCACCGAGGGGTCCTGGTGGTCGAGGGCGGCCCCGGCACCGGCAAGACGGCCGTCGCCCTGCACCGCGCCGCCTTCCTCCTCTACGAACACCGGGAGCTGCTCGCCAAGCGGGCCGTCCTGATCGTCGGCCCCAACCCCGCCTTCCTCGGCTACATCGGCGAGGTGCTGCCCTCGCTGGGCGAGACCGGTGTGCTGCTCGCGACGGTCGGCGAACTCTTCCCCGGCGTGAAGGCGACGGCGACCGAAACCCGCGCGGCGGCGGCCGTGAAGGGCCGCGCCGACATGGCGGACGTCCTCGCCGACGTCGTACGCGACTGGCAGGCGCTGCCCGATCCGGTGATCGCGATCGGGCACGACCGCGAGATCCTGATGCTGGACGACGGTCTGGTGAGCGTGGCCCGCGAGCGCACCCGGGCCGCTCGGCTGCCGCACAACGCGGCCCGCGAGATCTTCGAGGGCCACATCCTCAACACGCTCACCGACATGGTCGCCGAACGCATCGGCACGGACCCCTACGACGGCTCGAACCTCCTCGACCCGAGCGACATCACCCAGATCCGCGACGAGCTCGCCGAGAACCCCGAGGTCTGGGCCGCCATCGACCAGTTGTGGCCGCGGCTGACCCCGCAGCGCCTGGTCGCCGACTTCCTCGCCGACCCCGTGGGCTACGTCTCCGACGACGACGCGTCCGCCCTTCGCCGCCCGGTGACCCGGGCGTGGACCGTGGCGGACGTACCACTGCTCGACGAGGCGGCCGAGCTGCTCGGCGAGGACGACCGGGTGGCGCGGGCCCGCGCGGACCGCGCGCGGGCGACCCAGGTCGCCTACGCCCAGGGCGTCCTGGACGTCTCGTACGCCTCCCGGACCTACGAGTTCGAGGACAAGCACGAGGAGGACTCGGAGGTCCTGTCCGCGCACGACATCATCGACGCCGAACGCTTCGCCGAACGCCACGAGGAGGACGACCACCGCAGCGCCGCCGAACGCGCGGCCGCGGACCGTACCTGGGCCTTCGGGCACATCATCGTCGACGAGGCGCAGGAACTGTCGCCGATGGCCTGGCGGCTGCTGATGCGGCGCAGCCCGACCCGCTCGATGACCCTGGTCGGCGACCCGGCGCAGACCGCCGAGGCGGCAGGCGTCGGCTCCTGGGACAGGATCCTCCAGCCGTATGTCGAGGACCGCTGGGAGCACACCAGGCTCGGCGTGAACTACCGCACCCCGGCCGAGATCATGGAGGTGGCCGCGGCGGTGGTCCGCGCGGAACAACCCGGCTTCGAGCCGCCGAGTTCGGTGCGGTCGACCGGCGTACGTCCGTGGGCCCGCGCCACCGACGACCTGCCCGGCGCGGTCGCCGAGGCGGTCGGCGAGCTCACCCCCACCGAGGGCCGGCTCGCCGTCATCGCCCCGCGCGACCTGCACCGCAAGCTGGCGGCCCGGCTGGACGGGGTGACGGCGGGCGCCGAGCCGGACCTCACCCGGAGCGTCGTACTGCTCGACCCGCGCCAGTCCAAGGGCCTGGAGTTCGACTCCGTGCTGGTGGTGGAGCCTTCGCGGTACGGCACCAGCGACCTGTACGTGGCGCTGACCCGGGCGACGCAGCGGCTGGGCGTGCTGCACAGCAGGACCCTCCCGAAGGCGCTGGCCGCGGCCCTCGCGGAGCACCCGGCGTAG